In Homo sapiens chromosome 11, GRCh38.p14 Primary Assembly, one DNA window encodes the following:
- the TPBGL gene encoding trophoblast glycoprotein-like precursor, which translates to MAPRAGQPGLQGLLLVAAALSQPAAPCPFQCYCFGGPKLLLRCASGAELRQPPRDVPPDARNLTIVGANLTVLRAAAFAGGDGDGDQAAGVRLPLLSALRLTHNHIEVVEDGAFDGLPSLAALDLSHNPLRALGGGAFRGLPALRSLQLNHALVRGGPALLAALDAALAPLAELRLLGLAGNALSRLPPAALRLARLEQLDVRLNALAGLDPDELRALERDGGLPGPRLLLADNPLRCGCAARPLLAWLRNATERVPDSRRLRCAAPRALLDRPLLDLDGARLRCADSGADARGEEAEAAGPELEASYVFFGLVLALIGLIFLMVLYLNRRGIQRWMRNLREACRDQMEGYHYRYEQDADPRRAPAPAAPAGSRATSPGSGL; encoded by the coding sequence ATGGCCCCGCGCGCGGGACAGCCGGGGCTCCAGGGGCTGCTGCTCGTGGCGGCGGCGCTGAGCCAGCCCGCGGCACCCTGCCCCTTCCAGTGCTACTGCTTCGGCGGCCCCAAGCTGCTGCTGCGCTGCGCGTCGGGAGCCGAGCTCCGCCAGCCTCCGCGGGACGTGCCGCCCGACGCGCGCAACCTCACCATCGTAGGCGCCAACCTGACGGTGCTGCGCGCGGCCGCCTTCGCCGGCGGGGACGGGGACGGCGACCAGGCGGCGGGCGTGCGCCTGCCGCTCCTGAGCGCGCTGCGCCTCACGCACAACCACATCGAGGTGGTGGAGGACGGCGCCTTCGACGGGCTGCCCAGCCTGGCGGCGCTCGACCTCAGCCACAACCCGCTGCGCGCCCTGGGCGGCGGCGCCTTCCGCGGGCTGCCCGCGCTGCGCTCGCTGCAGCTCAACCACGCGCTGGTGCGCGGCGGCCCCGCGCTGCTGGCCGCGCTGGACGCTGCGCTGGCACCGCTGGCCGAGCTTCGCCTGCTGGGCCTAGCGGGCAACGCGCTGAGCCGTCTGCCGCCAGCCGCCCTGCGCCTGGCGCGCCTGGAGCAGCTGGACGTGCGCCTCAACGCGCTGGCCGGCCTGGACCCCGACGAGCTGCGCGCGCTGGAGCGCGATGGCGGCCTCCCCGGGCCGCGCCTGCTGCTCGCCGACAACCCCCTGCGCTGCGGCTGTGCCGCACGCCCCCTGCTGGCCTGGCTGCGCAACGCCACGGAGCGCGTGCCCGACTCGCGGCGCCTGCGCTGCGCCGCCCCGCGGGCGCTGCTAGACCGGCCGCTACTGGACCTGGACGGGGCGCGGCTTCGCTGCGCGGACAGCGGCGCCGACGCTCGCGGAGAGGAGGCGGAGGCCGCCGGCCCGGAGCTGGAAGCCTCCTACGTGTTCTTCGGGCTGGTGCTGGCACTCATCGGCCTCATCTTCCTCATGGTGCTCTACCTAAACCGCCGCGGCATCCAGCGCTGGATGCGCAACCTGCGCGAGGCGTGCCGGGACCAGATGGAGGGCTACCACTACCGCTACGAGCAGGACGCCGACCCGCGCCGCGCGCCCGCGCCCGCCGCGCCCGCGGGCTCCCGCGCCACCTCCCCGGGCTCGGGGCTCTGA